The following coding sequences are from one Paenibacillus stellifer window:
- a CDS encoding MFS transporter, whose translation MNTNRHKGLALMLLAVSQLILALDYTIIFVALPSLGDALGFSANNLQWVVSAYSLVFGGFLLIGGRLSDLLGRRKMFIVAMALFGSGSLLGGLATSQMMLIIARGLQGLGGALLSPATLSLIMSNFDEGAERNRAMGIWAAMGGVGLSLGLLLGGMLTSYVGWESTFFVNVPITIIAIILAPIVFIESKTESGKRHFDAAGAMSVTAGMVLIVYYLIQSPVEGWGSAGTLPFGLIGAVLLLLFVVIESRTKAPLIPFRLFRNRNLTGAALMATLFSASFGTLYYFLTLYTQGVLHYSAILSGVSSLPLTISAFLGAKLINKMLSTAGVAGTLAIGMGLGGIGFLLLSRLSESGSAWGIIPGTVIIGIGQALVFTTMFIAGSTGIDPKEQGVASAMISTGQQIGGAVGLAVIMAIISASLGSSTTLESMAAADLNQAIHTAFLIAASVTILAILVALSTLRQKKTTEVNTQLPTSH comes from the coding sequence ATGAATACAAACCGGCATAAAGGCCTCGCTTTGATGCTTCTTGCCGTATCCCAGTTAATATTGGCGCTTGATTACACGATCATTTTTGTAGCCTTGCCTTCATTGGGAGACGCATTGGGATTCTCCGCCAACAATCTGCAGTGGGTCGTCAGCGCGTACTCGCTCGTCTTCGGGGGATTTCTGCTGATTGGAGGACGATTGTCCGATTTGCTGGGCAGACGGAAAATGTTCATCGTCGCAATGGCCCTCTTCGGATCGGGTTCATTGCTCGGCGGTCTGGCAACCTCGCAAATGATGTTGATCATAGCAAGAGGGCTTCAAGGCCTCGGAGGAGCGCTGCTGTCGCCGGCAACGTTGTCGCTGATTATGTCGAACTTCGATGAAGGTGCCGAGCGCAACCGGGCAATGGGCATCTGGGCCGCTATGGGCGGCGTCGGCTTGTCGCTTGGCTTGCTGCTTGGCGGAATGCTAACCAGTTATGTCGGATGGGAATCCACATTTTTCGTCAATGTGCCGATTACGATCATCGCGATTATTCTTGCGCCAATCGTCTTCATAGAGAGCAAGACTGAATCCGGGAAAAGGCATTTTGACGCGGCAGGCGCGATGTCGGTAACGGCGGGCATGGTTCTTATCGTCTATTACTTGATCCAGTCTCCGGTAGAAGGCTGGGGCAGTGCGGGGACGCTTCCGTTCGGACTCATCGGAGCCGTTCTGCTTCTTCTGTTCGTGGTCATCGAGAGCCGCACGAAGGCGCCGTTAATCCCATTCAGATTGTTCCGCAACCGCAATTTGACCGGGGCCGCCTTGATGGCGACACTGTTCTCGGCTTCATTCGGCACGCTCTACTACTTCTTGACCTTGTACACACAAGGGGTTCTGCACTATTCGGCGATCCTGTCCGGAGTAAGCTCCTTGCCGCTGACGATCAGCGCATTCCTGGGAGCAAAACTCATCAACAAAATGCTGTCCACCGCAGGGGTGGCCGGAACGCTCGCTATCGGTATGGGGCTTGGGGGCATCGGGTTCTTGCTCCTTAGCAGGCTGTCCGAATCGGGCAGTGCATGGGGGATTATTCCCGGAACCGTGATCATCGGCATTGGCCAGGCGCTTGTGTTCACGACCATGTTCATTGCAGGCAGCACGGGAATCGATCCGAAGGAGCAAGGCGTAGCCTCTGCAATGATTTCGACCGGCCAACAAATCGGCGGCGCAGTCGGCCTTGCTGTCATCATGGCCATCATATCAGCCAGCCTGGGATCGAGTACGACGCTGGAATCGATGGCGGCCGCTGACCTGAATCAAGCCATTCACACGGCATTCCTGATCGCAGCCAGCGTTACAATCTTGGCTATTCTCGTTGCCCTCTCGACGCTGAGACAGAAGAAGACGACGGAGGTCAATACGCAGTTACCGACATCGCATTGA
- a CDS encoding nuclear transport factor 2 family protein yields MTNQLLTQDEIRTRAQEAFKNHLKYLSGGDIEAWVNLWQEDGVLEFPYGPAGFPELKEGKAELFDYMQNFPKHFEVQFTDLEFHLTADPELVIAEFKSFGKHQETGNPYNQTYISVVQTKDGLIARYRDFWNPLVAIESVGSMNDAVRFSEN; encoded by the coding sequence ATGACAAACCAACTGTTAACGCAAGACGAAATCCGCACAAGAGCACAGGAAGCATTCAAGAATCATCTGAAATATTTGTCGGGCGGAGATATTGAGGCGTGGGTGAATTTGTGGCAGGAGGACGGAGTGCTTGAGTTTCCATACGGCCCTGCGGGGTTTCCGGAATTGAAGGAAGGGAAAGCGGAGCTTTTTGACTACATGCAGAATTTTCCGAAGCATTTTGAAGTGCAGTTCACTGACCTTGAATTTCACCTGACAGCCGATCCGGAGCTTGTGATTGCAGAGTTCAAATCGTTCGGGAAGCACCAGGAGACAGGCAACCCATACAATCAGACCTATATCAGCGTTGTTCAGACGAAGGACGGCCTTATCGCACGGTATCGCGATTTCTGGAATCCGCTCGTTGCGATTGAATCCGTCGGCAGCATGAATGATGCGGTCCGGTTCTCGGAGAACTAA
- a CDS encoding response regulator translates to MAVSLPYRSEPDKGSVFSFTLPLAEPSVSSQTNPALPLHREAKELSPGPVVPDTAASELAAAAHIPPLLNGSHIQILAVDDDPVNLNVLTGILSTEPYQITTVSSAQEVLSLLGTRQWDLLIADVMMPHMSGYELTQKVREQFSLSELPVLLLTARSQPADIYTGFMSGANDYVTKPVDAMELRYRIGALITLKQSINERLRIEAAYLQAQIHPHFLFNTLNSIMALSDIDTEKMRMLGDAFASFLRISFNFLNTEERVKLSHELELVEAYLYIEKERFGDRLTIQWEVEPGIGLLLPPLSIQPLVENAVKHGILSKTKGGTVHIRIARHDGFTLVEVIDNGKGMEPEQIARLLNPTLKGTSGIGLSNTNRRLKQLYGQGLSIHSKPNEGTTCILCHSGQDAFESQIKCAGWQRSGQPAAKFISPEAP, encoded by the coding sequence ATGGCGGTCAGCTTACCGTATCGCTCCGAGCCTGACAAGGGCTCCGTCTTCAGCTTCACTTTGCCGCTCGCAGAACCGTCGGTCTCCTCACAAACGAATCCGGCACTTCCGCTTCACCGGGAAGCGAAAGAGCTGTCACCCGGACCGGTTGTTCCGGACACGGCGGCAAGCGAGCTCGCCGCTGCTGCTCACATCCCGCCGCTATTGAACGGCAGTCATATCCAGATTCTCGCGGTGGATGATGATCCCGTCAACCTGAATGTGCTCACCGGCATTCTCTCGACGGAGCCTTACCAGATCACAACCGTAAGCTCAGCCCAGGAAGTGCTGAGCCTGCTCGGCACCCGGCAGTGGGATCTGCTGATCGCGGATGTCATGATGCCTCATATGTCCGGCTATGAGCTAACGCAGAAAGTGCGTGAGCAGTTCTCCCTGTCCGAGCTTCCGGTGCTGCTGCTGACTGCGCGCAGCCAGCCTGCGGACATCTACACCGGGTTCATGTCGGGAGCCAACGATTATGTGACCAAACCTGTAGATGCGATGGAACTGAGATACCGGATCGGGGCTTTGATCACCTTGAAACAATCCATAAATGAACGCCTGCGCATTGAAGCCGCTTATCTGCAGGCGCAAATTCATCCTCATTTTCTGTTCAACACGCTTAATTCCATTATGGCTTTAAGCGATATCGACACGGAGAAGATGCGTATGCTGGGCGACGCCTTCGCCTCCTTTCTGCGGATCAGCTTTAACTTTCTCAATACCGAGGAACGGGTCAAACTTTCCCATGAGCTGGAGCTGGTCGAAGCCTATTTGTATATTGAGAAGGAACGATTCGGGGACAGGCTAACTATCCAATGGGAAGTCGAACCCGGCATCGGGCTGCTCCTTCCGCCGCTTTCCATCCAGCCGCTTGTCGAGAATGCCGTCAAGCACGGTATTCTCAGCAAGACTAAAGGCGGTACGGTTCATATCCGGATTGCCCGCCATGACGGCTTCACGCTTGTTGAAGTCATCGATAACGGCAAGGGGATGGAACCGGAGCAGATTGCCAGGCTGCTTAACCCGACTCTGAAGGGAACGAGCGGAATCGGACTATCCAATACCAACCGGCGATTGAAGCAGTTATACGGTCAAGGACTGTCTATTCACAGCAAGCCCAATGAAGGCACCACTTGTATCCTTTGTCATTCCGGACAAGATGCCTTCGAGAGTCAAATAAAGTGTGCCGGATGGCAGCGATCCGGTCAGCCGGCAGCCAAATTCATTTCTCCAGAGGCACCTTAA
- a CDS encoding HAMP domain-containing sensor histidine kinase, producing MVYESVHLGIYYFFYFFSFAWFLLVAGMMIFRERTDKDAVFLLLSSASIISSVFWGIWNSHWAVTPVYYPIDIISAIIGFSAYWFKKYFHKSQENTQLNEQLKEADRLKDQFLANTSHELRTPLHGIMNIAQTVATKEQDRLSEGSLNDMNLLITISRRMSYLLSDLLDAARLKEHRIILQQDSLRIQAIIPGVIGMLQFMTQGRPIRLIQSVPEMMPPVMADEKRIVQVLYNLLHNALKYTEEGTVSISAEVRNGQAVIEVADTGVGMNEETQARVFQPYEQGDYRRSDGRGIGLGLSICRQLVELHGGQLTVSLRA from the coding sequence ATGGTCTATGAAAGCGTCCATCTGGGGATCTATTACTTTTTCTATTTCTTTTCATTTGCCTGGTTTCTTCTTGTGGCGGGGATGATGATCTTCCGGGAGCGCACCGACAAGGACGCCGTCTTCCTGCTGCTGTCTTCCGCAAGCATCATTTCCAGCGTTTTCTGGGGCATATGGAATTCTCATTGGGCGGTTACTCCCGTCTACTATCCAATCGATATCATTTCGGCCATTATCGGATTTTCGGCATACTGGTTTAAGAAATACTTCCACAAATCCCAAGAGAACACTCAGCTGAATGAGCAGTTGAAAGAAGCGGACAGGCTGAAGGACCAATTTCTCGCCAACACATCGCATGAGCTGAGAACACCCCTGCACGGAATTATGAATATTGCCCAGACCGTTGCAACCAAGGAACAAGACAGGCTGAGCGAAGGCAGCCTTAATGATATGAATCTGCTGATCACGATAAGCAGGCGCATGTCCTATCTGCTGAGCGATCTTCTGGATGCCGCGCGACTTAAAGAGCATCGCATTATCCTGCAGCAGGATTCCCTCCGGATTCAAGCGATCATTCCCGGCGTAATCGGCATGCTTCAATTTATGACCCAGGGCAGACCGATCCGGCTTATTCAGAGTGTACCGGAGATGATGCCGCCGGTCATGGCCGACGAGAAGAGAATCGTGCAAGTGCTGTACAACTTACTGCATAATGCCCTCAAATACACGGAGGAAGGGACCGTCTCGATCTCCGCCGAAGTGCGTAACGGCCAGGCGGTTATTGAGGTTGCCGACACCGGGGTCGGCATGAATGAAGAAACACAGGCAAGGGTGTTTCAGCCTTATGAGCAAGGAGATTACAGGAGAAGCGATGGAAGAGGCATCGGGCTAGGTTTAAGTATATGCCGGCAGCTGGTGGAGCTGCATGGCGGTCAGCTTACCGTATCGCTCCGAGCCTGA
- a CDS encoding histidine kinase N-terminal 7TM domain-containing diguanylate cyclase yields MGLQAWIDLLLFFILFALFIYIFVTVTITKLHKVYLTFHFAMMIWPYSQFVIKTIDNPGYQLLYVKLAFVDSAVITAGWLYFTILITGQIQFLRRKIWAWLLLPTLVALLGILVNPHGLFVLPVNGGYVERIYGPIFWFYICILVLYPIASLYMIYLALASGRTPRKKQQIMLMLKGLVAVTALLLLDIFLNVVLSDYLPVIPGMTSLGILISAIFFVISINRDKVLDIVTIAHQDIIDTMAYGILVLDDNECVVEINQSLRPYLNLHIGDRFNIAALFPQGALSPNDFLHTYREHPLKDCEIEVYYPKYRRYLHVHAAAIMVGGTMIGRIITFQDISEMRRLLDETSHQNIVLQERNESLIEVQKELYQTNRKLKKIAITDSLTGCYNRHYLTQKLEDELMKPSIFQRPFAIILLDIDYFKSVNDNYGHLAGDEVICHTVEVIKGTLREADVLARYGGEEFIIYLPDTDESLAQLLAEEIKANVESNAVIIEHVVHPISVTISMGLLTIQNYPEELHQDPKTLLNELFKAVDKALYQAKHEGRNRIVSLVQ; encoded by the coding sequence TTGGGTTTACAGGCATGGATTGATCTACTGCTGTTCTTTATTTTGTTCGCCCTGTTTATATATATTTTCGTCACCGTTACCATCACTAAGCTGCACAAGGTTTATTTGACCTTCCACTTCGCCATGATGATATGGCCGTACAGTCAGTTCGTCATCAAGACGATCGACAACCCCGGCTATCAATTATTATATGTGAAGCTTGCATTTGTGGATTCGGCGGTGATTACGGCAGGATGGCTGTACTTCACAATTCTTATTACCGGCCAAATCCAGTTTCTGCGGAGAAAAATATGGGCGTGGCTGCTCCTTCCCACACTCGTCGCCCTGTTGGGTATCCTCGTGAATCCACACGGCTTATTTGTTCTCCCTGTGAACGGCGGGTATGTCGAGAGAATCTATGGACCTATCTTCTGGTTCTATATTTGCATCCTGGTATTGTATCCGATCGCTTCGCTCTATATGATATATTTGGCTCTGGCATCGGGTCGTACGCCCCGCAAAAAACAACAGATCATGCTTATGCTTAAAGGGCTGGTGGCTGTAACCGCTCTCCTTCTGCTCGATATCTTTCTGAATGTTGTGCTATCCGACTATTTGCCCGTCATCCCGGGAATGACTTCTCTTGGCATTTTAATATCGGCAATCTTCTTTGTCATTTCCATTAATCGGGATAAAGTGCTTGATATCGTGACCATCGCCCATCAAGATATAATAGATACGATGGCCTATGGGATTCTGGTGCTGGATGACAATGAGTGCGTAGTTGAAATCAATCAATCGCTGCGCCCTTACTTGAACCTGCATATCGGGGACCGTTTCAACATAGCGGCCCTCTTCCCCCAAGGAGCGCTCAGCCCCAACGACTTCCTGCATACCTACCGGGAGCATCCGCTGAAGGACTGCGAAATCGAAGTCTATTACCCGAAGTACCGGAGGTATCTTCATGTCCATGCCGCGGCCATCATGGTCGGCGGCACCATGATAGGGCGGATCATTACTTTCCAGGATATCTCCGAGATGCGCCGTCTTCTTGATGAGACCAGCCATCAGAACATCGTCCTGCAGGAACGCAACGAATCGTTGATCGAGGTGCAGAAGGAGCTGTATCAGACTAACCGGAAGCTGAAAAAGATCGCGATCACCGACAGCTTGACAGGCTGTTACAACCGCCACTATTTGACGCAAAAGCTGGAGGACGAGCTGATGAAGCCCAGCATCTTTCAGCGGCCGTTTGCCATCATTCTGCTCGATATCGACTATTTTAAATCGGTTAACGATAATTACGGCCATTTGGCCGGGGATGAGGTGATCTGCCATACGGTGGAAGTCATTAAGGGGACTCTGCGCGAGGCGGATGTTCTGGCGCGTTATGGCGGGGAAGAATTTATCATCTATTTGCCTGACACAGACGAATCCCTGGCACAGCTTCTGGCGGAAGAAATCAAGGCTAATGTGGAATCGAATGCGGTGATCATCGAGCATGTCGTTCATCCTATATCTGTTACGATCAGCATGGGGCTGTTAACCATCCAGAATTATCCGGAGGAGCTCCACCAGGACCCCAAAACCCTATTAAATGAATTGTTTAAAGCCGTAGACAAGGCGCTGTACCAGGCCAAGCATGAAGGACGCAACCGGATTGTCAGCCTGGTTCAATAG
- a CDS encoding glycosyltransferase family 2 protein — translation MTAPDISHTPHGVSIITCTKRRHCMDALFHNYSRQTFSNKELIVILNHNGLKAEEYIQAAKRYRNVIVYRLPGHVSLGYCLNYGVERSRYSLIAKFDDDDYYAPGYLTDSVRVMKRTDADIVGKRAHYMHLNGSKQLLLRYGNKANRYVSLVQGATLLVKRHVFRKVRFHNLNRGECVKFCSGCLSKGYKIYSGSPSHFLAIRRRNSMGHTWIVSDKNLMTRNAKVLKVKDARRFVGRG, via the coding sequence ATGACGGCCCCCGATATTTCCCATACTCCGCATGGGGTATCCATCATTACATGCACTAAGCGCCGTCATTGCATGGACGCCCTGTTCCATAATTACAGCAGGCAGACTTTCAGCAATAAAGAGCTTATCGTCATCCTGAATCATAACGGCCTGAAGGCGGAGGAGTATATCCAAGCCGCGAAGCGGTACCGGAACGTAATCGTCTACCGCCTGCCCGGTCATGTATCGCTTGGATACTGCCTGAATTATGGAGTTGAGCGTTCCCGTTACAGCCTGATCGCCAAATTTGACGATGACGACTATTATGCGCCGGGCTATTTAACGGATAGTGTGCGGGTCATGAAGAGGACAGACGCCGATATTGTAGGAAAACGGGCTCACTATATGCATCTGAACGGCAGCAAGCAACTTCTCCTGCGTTACGGCAACAAGGCCAACCGATATGTTTCCCTCGTCCAGGGAGCGACTCTGCTCGTGAAGCGGCATGTCTTCCGCAAGGTCCGTTTCCACAATCTGAACCGGGGAGAATGCGTGAAGTTTTGTTCGGGCTGCCTGTCCAAAGGCTATAAGATTTATTCGGGCAGCCCCTCGCATTTTCTTGCGATTCGAAGAAGGAACTCCATGGGCCATACCTGGATCGTAAGCGACAAGAATCTGATGACAAGGAACGCCAAGGTGCTTAAGGTGAAAGATGCACGGCGATTTGTGGGACGGGGTTGA
- a CDS encoding glycosyltransferase yields the protein MAAGSRNSVHKQGVSIITCTNRHSCLRNLFDNYSRQSHPTKELIIVVNSDKIPLEPYQKMAKKLRSVRVFRVPERISLGACLNYAVGKTKYSYIAKFDDDDYYAPYYLTDSLLSFRRTKADVIGKRAHYMYLQGSKTLILRFPHDENKRASRLPGATLVMKRSVLNRVRFPDRSVGEDDLFCLRSKKKGFKVYSAGRHNFAAIRRKNSSKHTWVISDKELIAHHRTIPNVRNYKTFVQRKPKGVH from the coding sequence ATGGCAGCCGGCTCAAGAAACTCGGTTCATAAGCAGGGAGTTTCCATTATAACCTGTACCAATCGCCACAGCTGTTTGAGAAACCTGTTCGATAATTACAGCAGACAATCCCATCCCACCAAAGAACTCATCATTGTCGTCAACAGCGACAAGATCCCTCTTGAACCCTATCAAAAAATGGCCAAGAAGCTGCGCAGCGTGCGCGTCTTCCGCGTTCCGGAGCGCATATCTCTCGGTGCCTGCTTGAACTACGCCGTGGGGAAAACGAAATACAGCTATATTGCCAAATTCGACGACGACGATTATTACGCTCCCTATTACTTGACAGACAGCCTGCTGTCCTTTCGCAGAACGAAGGCCGATGTTATTGGAAAGCGGGCTCATTATATGTATCTGCAAGGGTCCAAAACGCTGATTCTCCGGTTTCCGCATGATGAGAACAAGCGGGCATCCCGGCTTCCAGGCGCTACTCTTGTCATGAAGCGCAGTGTGTTAAACCGGGTGCGTTTTCCGGACAGAAGCGTCGGCGAGGATGATCTTTTTTGCCTCAGAAGCAAGAAAAAGGGGTTCAAAGTCTACTCGGCGGGCAGACATAACTTTGCGGCTATACGCCGGAAGAATTCTTCCAAGCACACCTGGGTCATCAGCGATAAAGAACTGATCGCCCACCACAGAACGATCCCGAACGTGAGAAATTACAAGACATTTGTCCAAAGAAAACCAAAGGGCGTTCATTAA
- a CDS encoding nitroreductase family protein, producing the protein MSVTDTIKTRRNIKAFKPDPISESELASWLEAASYAPNHRMNEPWELLLVGADTRAALKHKTDFGQAPVVLAVLSKPAPTPFERDENVMAASCFAQNFLLAAHEAGAGTFWSSLGALPHNREILGVPEGYDVIGVFGVGYPAEVPEVKPRTPISAKLTRLP; encoded by the coding sequence ATGAGCGTAACTGACACTATCAAGACCCGCAGAAATATCAAGGCGTTCAAGCCCGATCCGATCAGCGAGAGTGAGCTCGCTTCCTGGCTGGAAGCTGCAAGCTACGCGCCGAATCACCGCATGAACGAACCTTGGGAGCTCCTGCTGGTCGGAGCAGACACCCGGGCCGCACTGAAGCACAAGACCGACTTCGGCCAGGCGCCTGTCGTGCTTGCGGTGCTGTCCAAACCCGCGCCGACGCCGTTCGAGCGCGACGAGAATGTGATGGCCGCCTCCTGCTTTGCACAGAATTTCCTGCTGGCCGCCCATGAAGCCGGTGCAGGCACTTTCTGGTCTTCGCTCGGCGCGCTGCCCCATAATCGCGAAATTCTGGGCGTGCCCGAGGGCTATGATGTCATTGGCGTCTTCGGCGTCGGTTATCCTGCGGAAGTGCCAGAGGTCAAGCCGCGGACCCCGATTTCCGCCAAGCTCACCCGCCTGCCCTAA
- a CDS encoding bifunctional glycosyltransferase family 2/GtrA family protein, translated as MTTVLIPAYEPDRRLLPLIHHLKAAGIFRIVIVDDGSGEAYRDIFKSAREAGCTVLAHDTNLGKGRALKTGFRFLIDTGEAGSIVCADSDGQHLPDDIKKIADAVEGRRNEIVLGSRHFTGQVPLRSRFGNSATRMVYALSTGQRIQDTQTGLRGFPAEMLEWLCRIPGERFEYEMNMLLRAKGDGYRLHEIPIDTVYLENNKSSHFRPIADSVKVYGPILKFCSSSVLSAVLDIVMLLLLQSMTGHLLFSVIGARLCSSVFNYLLNRRYVFSSKPKSAFISSAPKYFALVVLILLLNYGLLDVLSVSLGFPLLIAKLLTEGFLFAFSYWSQRKFVF; from the coding sequence ATGACAACCGTATTGATTCCCGCATATGAGCCCGACCGCAGACTGTTGCCCTTAATCCATCATTTGAAGGCGGCAGGCATCTTCCGAATCGTCATTGTCGATGACGGCAGCGGCGAGGCGTACCGCGATATTTTCAAATCTGCCCGCGAAGCCGGCTGCACCGTGCTGGCCCATGATACCAATCTCGGCAAAGGCCGGGCGTTGAAGACAGGCTTTCGCTTCCTGATCGATACCGGTGAGGCCGGGAGCATCGTCTGTGCCGACAGCGACGGACAGCATCTGCCGGACGACATTAAGAAGATCGCGGATGCGGTGGAAGGCCGCCGGAACGAGATCGTGCTCGGAAGCCGGCATTTTACCGGCCAAGTTCCGCTAAGAAGCCGCTTTGGCAACAGCGCCACCCGCATGGTATATGCGCTGAGCACCGGTCAACGGATTCAGGATACCCAGACCGGCCTTCGCGGCTTCCCGGCGGAGATGCTGGAATGGCTGTGCCGGATTCCGGGCGAGCGCTTTGAATATGAAATGAACATGCTGCTCAGAGCAAAAGGAGACGGTTACCGGCTCCATGAGATTCCGATCGATACCGTATACCTGGAGAACAACAAATCGTCGCACTTCCGCCCGATTGCCGATTCTGTCAAGGTGTACGGTCCAATTCTGAAGTTCTGCTCATCTTCGGTGCTGTCAGCCGTTCTCGATATCGTCATGCTTCTGCTGCTTCAGAGCATGACCGGCCATCTGCTCTTCTCGGTCATCGGCGCCCGGCTGTGCAGCTCGGTCTTCAATTACCTGTTGAACCGCCGGTACGTATTCAGCAGCAAGCCGAAGTCGGCATTCATCTCCTCGGCGCCGAAATATTTTGCGCTGGTTGTGCTGATTCTGCTGCTTAACTACGGCCTGCTGGATGTGTTGAGCGTAAGCCTGGGCTTCCCGCTGCTCATCGCCAAACTGCTGACGGAAGGCTTCCTGTTCGCGTTCAGTTACTGGTCGCAGCGCAAGTTTGTATTCTGA
- a CDS encoding phosphodiester glycosidase family protein: MSKKRKSPKKLIIVLSLSLTAIGATVYGLADRYLIEHVEAVVAAPTVASETAAVSTADSASASAGTTTAASTGSTAGSDSGTGSASSIGSAADSASSDDWNYNSDDVDIAVKKVETGSGSDKITYYVADVQLKSSANLLTAFADNAFGRNIIENTSEIASSNNAILAINGDYYGFRNDGVVIRNGTLYRNEPAREGLALFSDGTMDSYNEEETSAEELLAEGVTNTFSFGPVLVNDGVAVTDFENVSIDTNFGNRSIDSANPRTGIGIISPNHYVFVVVDGRQEGYSRGMTLNEFAQLFKDLGATEAYNLDGGGSSTMYFNGKVVNSPGSKGQERGVSDIIFIAE, translated from the coding sequence ATGAGCAAGAAGAGAAAATCACCGAAAAAACTGATTATTGTCCTTTCCCTCTCCCTTACCGCGATCGGCGCCACCGTATACGGACTGGCGGACCGTTACTTAATCGAGCATGTGGAGGCTGTCGTCGCAGCGCCTACCGTTGCTTCCGAAACTGCGGCCGTAAGCACCGCCGATTCCGCATCGGCTTCTGCCGGCACAACAACCGCCGCCAGCACTGGCTCAACCGCGGGCTCGGATTCCGGGACCGGTTCGGCATCATCAATCGGCAGCGCGGCAGACAGCGCCTCATCCGATGATTGGAACTACAACAGCGATGATGTCGATATCGCCGTCAAGAAGGTGGAGACCGGCAGCGGGTCGGACAAGATCACGTACTATGTCGCAGACGTCCAGCTCAAGAGCTCGGCCAATCTCCTGACCGCCTTTGCGGATAACGCCTTTGGCCGCAACATTATCGAGAACACTTCAGAGATCGCTTCTTCTAACAATGCGATTCTCGCCATTAACGGCGACTATTACGGCTTCCGCAACGATGGCGTCGTCATCCGCAACGGCACACTGTACCGCAATGAACCCGCGCGCGAAGGGCTTGCCCTGTTCAGCGACGGCACGATGGATTCGTACAACGAGGAGGAGACTTCCGCAGAGGAACTGCTGGCAGAAGGCGTTACGAACACCTTCTCGTTCGGTCCGGTTCTCGTGAATGACGGTGTGGCCGTCACCGATTTCGAGAATGTCAGCATCGACACGAACTTCGGCAACCGCTCGATCGACAGCGCCAACCCGCGTACCGGCATCGGCATCATCTCCCCGAACCATTATGTGTTCGTCGTCGTCGACGGCCGGCAGGAAGGCTACAGCAGAGGCATGACCCTGAACGAATTCGCGCAGCTGTTCAAGGACCTGGGCGCCACCGAAGCATACAATCTCGACGGCGGCGGATCATCCACCATGTATTTTAACGGCAAAGTCGTCAACAGCCCAGGCAGCAAGGGGCAGGAGCGCGGCGTGAGCGACATTATTTTTATCGCCGAATAA